One genomic region from Vannielia litorea encodes:
- a CDS encoding SDR family NAD(P)-dependent oxidoreductase, translating to MYRTIVIGSSGEIGRAVVQAALVRGDKVFGLDLAPSDLPGAVGTAAVDIQSEANVEKAFAAAIQRLGGLDVVVNCAGLMTRGALLETSEADFLRTIDTNLGGAFRVTRAAARAMQAERAGAIVHISSIHALRGAPNRVAYAASKGGISGFIHAVAGELGPEGITINAVAPGPTGRGMGSAPHDRARALERTPLRRAALAEEVAGAAMFLSSSAGRFITGHVLPVDGGASATFFAASHLAGAHKMPLGAEVAPKAQENSVMEETNQ from the coding sequence ATGTATCGAACGATCGTCATCGGCTCAAGTGGCGAAATCGGCCGTGCCGTGGTGCAGGCTGCGCTCGTCCGTGGTGACAAGGTGTTCGGGTTGGATCTGGCACCCAGCGACCTGCCCGGGGCAGTTGGCACCGCCGCCGTGGACATTCAAAGCGAGGCCAACGTTGAGAAGGCTTTCGCGGCCGCAATACAGCGCTTGGGCGGGCTTGATGTCGTGGTGAACTGCGCAGGCCTGATGACGCGGGGCGCCTTGCTTGAGACCAGCGAAGCCGACTTTCTGCGCACGATCGATACAAACCTTGGCGGGGCTTTCCGCGTGACCCGAGCCGCCGCGCGAGCGATGCAGGCCGAGCGCGCTGGAGCCATCGTGCATATCTCGTCGATCCACGCCCTGCGCGGCGCTCCCAACCGCGTGGCCTACGCCGCCTCCAAAGGTGGCATCTCGGGCTTTATCCATGCGGTGGCTGGCGAGCTTGGCCCGGAAGGCATTACCATTAACGCCGTGGCTCCCGGCCCGACAGGGCGTGGCATGGGGTCAGCCCCGCATGACCGTGCCCGCGCGCTGGAGCGCACGCCCTTGCGCCGCGCTGCCCTTGCCGAGGAGGTCGCTGGCGCGGCCATGTTCCTCAGCTCAAGCGCAGGGCGCTTCATCACGGGCCACGTGCTGCCTGTCGACGGCGGCGCAAGCGCTACATTCTTTGCCGCATCGCACCTTGCGGGCGCGCACAAGATGCCCTTGGGTGCCGAAGTGGCGCCAAAGGCGCAGGAGAATTCTGTCATGGAGGAGACAAACCAATGA
- a CDS encoding TAXI family TRAP transporter solute-binding subunit, which produces MNAFLKSTTLGLALAGLATVAAGAETRITYKSAKTGSSYYQMGVELAEALKAGTDGEVIMTIEESQGSVQNVMEVRARGADYVFTTPPALATSAAAGTGPFEGKGDPKFSEIRALFPIPSLTMHFVMSAEAGASALADMEGHSVLLGKGSFGATEGEKYIELFGLTGKVEIADAELSNAVAALKNGQIDGFVTAGSWPAPNVIEAAASTPVTVLTMSEEEIAQTGRTAITIPAGTYAGQTEDINTTSLPVVAFTTTAMSDDTAYLLTKTFWESKAEMAGMAPWWDGVSTELLGEVSGTFHPGAARYYEEQGIALPSGDM; this is translated from the coding sequence ATGAACGCATTCCTGAAATCGACCACGCTGGGCCTCGCCCTCGCCGGGCTCGCGACCGTCGCGGCAGGTGCCGAGACCCGTATCACCTACAAGTCGGCGAAAACCGGCTCGTCCTACTACCAGATGGGCGTCGAACTGGCAGAGGCCCTGAAGGCAGGTACCGATGGCGAAGTCATCATGACCATCGAAGAGAGCCAGGGCTCGGTGCAGAACGTGATGGAAGTTCGCGCCCGCGGCGCCGACTACGTATTTACCACCCCGCCCGCGCTTGCCACCTCCGCCGCTGCGGGGACCGGTCCGTTCGAGGGAAAGGGCGACCCCAAGTTCTCCGAAATACGCGCGCTCTTTCCGATCCCCTCACTGACCATGCACTTCGTCATGTCGGCCGAAGCCGGCGCCAGCGCGCTGGCGGACATGGAGGGCCACTCGGTGCTGCTGGGCAAAGGCTCTTTCGGGGCCACCGAGGGCGAGAAGTACATCGAGCTCTTCGGGCTGACCGGCAAGGTCGAGATCGCTGATGCCGAGCTTTCCAACGCGGTTGCTGCACTGAAGAACGGCCAGATCGATGGTTTCGTGACCGCAGGTTCCTGGCCTGCGCCCAACGTGATCGAGGCAGCGGCCTCTACCCCTGTCACCGTGCTGACCATGTCGGAAGAAGAAATCGCACAGACTGGCCGGACCGCCATCACCATTCCGGCAGGCACCTATGCCGGACAGACCGAGGACATCAACACCACCTCACTGCCGGTCGTCGCTTTCACCACCACGGCAATGAGCGATGACACCGCCTACCTGCTCACCAAGACCTTCTGGGAGAGCAAGGCAGAGATGGCTGGAATGGCCCCGTGGTGGGATGGCGTGAGCACCGAGTTGCTGGGGGAGGTGAGCGGCACCTTCCACCCGGGCGCAGCCCGCTACTATGAAGAGCAAGGCATCGCCCTGCCGTCCGGCGACATGTAA
- a CDS encoding TRAP transporter permease: MNTVASPRPAGSPWLALATRFSAPFWLALAALVVIYHIGLVFYGLAPNLVSRPVHMALILPFVLVLGAASPSQKASGAVLAAIGSGAALWIAWNYNLLADQYGFLESTWQVVIAVTLLAVVIEAARRAIGWPLPLVATLALLYGLFGQHIPGQFGHSGIPLSSFLGTLTIAEGGIWGSLTGVSVGVVSIFVIFGAVLNAGEAGQGFMNVASAAAGRLKGGAAKVSVISSALFGSISGSASANVASTGAVTLPAMEKLGYPKRLAAAVEAVASSGGQIMPPLMGAGAFVMVELTGTPYTSIMAAAILPAILFFVAVWVGIDAYARHTELKSVAREDRPAGRDVLITSLFFLVPFTTLLTAMFAAGYTPEYSAALAVFAGAALLFINGKLQVNRAQVIERFGSAILNAARQVSMIAAIILCASIIIGVLSITGLGVKLTSLILEGSGGMLWPSLLLTALACLLLGMEVPTTAAYVICVSVAGPALTQLGLEPLQAHLFVFWFALLSTITPPVCGAVFIAAGMIGENWLKVAITAMALGVGLYIIPLGMIANPAILTLAETPVMALLAFSQIALGLALISFGLIGMRKMVPTAVLIGAGGAVIFGPGLL, translated from the coding sequence ATGAATACCGTCGCCTCGCCCCGGCCCGCCGGGAGCCCTTGGCTTGCGCTGGCCACTCGTTTCAGCGCCCCCTTCTGGCTCGCCCTTGCCGCCTTGGTGGTGATTTATCACATCGGCTTGGTTTTTTACGGGCTCGCACCAAATCTTGTCAGCCGCCCTGTGCATATGGCGCTGATCCTGCCCTTCGTGCTCGTCCTCGGCGCAGCTTCTCCGAGCCAGAAGGCCAGTGGGGCAGTGTTGGCGGCGATCGGCTCGGGCGCGGCGCTGTGGATTGCTTGGAACTACAACCTGCTGGCCGATCAATACGGCTTCCTGGAGAGCACATGGCAGGTTGTCATTGCCGTGACTCTGCTGGCCGTGGTGATCGAAGCCGCGCGGCGCGCCATTGGCTGGCCCCTCCCACTGGTGGCCACCCTTGCCCTGCTCTACGGCCTCTTCGGCCAGCATATTCCCGGCCAGTTCGGGCATTCAGGCATTCCACTGTCGAGTTTCCTTGGGACCCTGACCATTGCGGAAGGCGGGATCTGGGGTTCGCTCACTGGGGTTTCGGTTGGCGTTGTCTCGATCTTCGTGATCTTTGGCGCCGTGCTCAACGCTGGCGAAGCCGGACAAGGCTTCATGAACGTGGCCTCCGCTGCCGCCGGACGTTTGAAGGGCGGTGCGGCGAAGGTATCCGTGATCTCTTCCGCACTTTTTGGCTCCATCTCTGGCTCGGCCTCGGCCAACGTCGCCTCGACAGGCGCTGTCACCTTGCCCGCAATGGAAAAGCTGGGCTATCCCAAGCGGCTTGCTGCTGCCGTTGAAGCTGTTGCCTCTTCGGGAGGTCAGATCATGCCGCCGCTGATGGGCGCGGGTGCCTTCGTGATGGTCGAACTCACTGGCACCCCCTACACCTCCATCATGGCCGCCGCGATCCTTCCGGCGATCCTGTTTTTTGTGGCAGTCTGGGTCGGCATTGATGCCTACGCCCGCCACACCGAATTGAAGAGCGTCGCCCGTGAAGACCGGCCAGCCGGGCGGGACGTTCTGATAACTTCGCTCTTCTTCCTCGTGCCTTTCACCACGCTCCTAACGGCGATGTTCGCGGCAGGTTACACCCCTGAATACTCAGCCGCTCTTGCGGTGTTCGCCGGGGCTGCTCTGCTTTTCATCAATGGCAAACTTCAGGTGAACCGGGCGCAGGTCATCGAGCGGTTCGGCTCGGCGATCCTCAATGCGGCGCGTCAGGTCTCGATGATCGCTGCCATCATCCTTTGCGCGTCCATCATCATCGGCGTGCTGTCGATTACCGGGCTGGGGGTTAAGCTGACTTCTCTGATCCTCGAAGGCTCAGGCGGCATGCTCTGGCCCTCGCTGCTGTTGACGGCTCTGGCCTGCCTGCTGCTCGGCATGGAGGTGCCGACAACGGCAGCCTATGTGATCTGTGTTTCGGTGGCAGGGCCCGCGCTGACCCAACTTGGGCTGGAACCGCTTCAGGCGCATCTCTTCGTCTTCTGGTTCGCACTGCTCTCAACCATCACCCCGCCGGTGTGCGGAGCGGTGTTCATCGCAGCCGGGATGATCGGGGAGAACTGGCTGAAGGTGGCAATCACGGCGATGGCGCTCGGAGTCGGTCTCTACATCATCCCGCTGGGAATGATCGCCAATCCGGCGATCCTGACCCTTGCCGAAACCCCGGTGATGGCTCTGCTGGCGTTTTCACAGATCGCGCTCGGTCTCGCGCTTATCTCCTTTGGCTTGATCGGGATGCGGAAGATGGTGCCAACCGCAGTCCTGATCGGTGCCGGTGGCGCGGTGATCTTCGGTCCAGGACTGCTGTGA
- a CDS encoding ROK family transcriptional regulator, with the protein MDGSEIKGLSGGVNQAGVRDYNERLLLSVLQRRGAMAGSDIARLVNLSPQTVSIILRRLEKDGIIMRGDPSRGKVGKPSIPMRLNPNGVLAIGFKIGRRSADLVLTGFDGAVRQQIQEHYDYPFPEAIFGLLQRGVAQFLDHLTAEEQGRLSGIGIAAPFELWKWHDLAGDMAERFRSWKDVDFAAEVAKFSPLPVFVLNDGTAACHAEHLYGRGKEFRDYAFFFVSSFIGGGVVLNNTVFAGNQGNAGALGSMRTTGPLGESQHLIDVASIHLLEGRLSEAGVDPRLLWQQPQDWRMLSRYVDPWLAQTAQELAKAALSICSVIDFEAIVIDGAFPPEVRTDLVSRVRRYLVNQDTRGLIEPRIETGSIGSAARGIGAASAPITSQFLLNANAGLTAY; encoded by the coding sequence ATGGACGGGAGCGAGATCAAGGGGTTGAGCGGTGGCGTCAACCAAGCGGGTGTTCGTGACTACAACGAACGCCTCCTGCTCTCTGTTCTACAACGCCGTGGAGCCATGGCGGGCAGCGATATTGCCCGGCTGGTTAACCTCTCTCCGCAGACCGTCTCGATCATCCTCCGGCGGCTTGAGAAAGACGGCATCATCATGCGGGGCGACCCGAGCCGCGGGAAGGTGGGCAAGCCGTCGATCCCAATGCGCCTCAACCCCAATGGGGTTCTGGCCATCGGCTTCAAGATCGGTCGTCGCAGTGCCGACCTCGTGCTCACCGGCTTTGATGGTGCCGTGCGCCAGCAAATTCAGGAGCACTACGATTACCCGTTTCCGGAGGCGATCTTCGGGCTCTTACAGCGTGGCGTGGCACAGTTTCTCGATCACCTCACGGCGGAGGAACAGGGGCGGCTCTCCGGCATCGGCATCGCTGCGCCCTTCGAGCTGTGGAAGTGGCATGACCTCGCCGGCGACATGGCCGAGAGGTTCCGCTCATGGAAGGACGTGGACTTTGCTGCCGAGGTCGCAAAATTCAGCCCCTTGCCGGTTTTCGTGCTGAATGACGGCACCGCAGCTTGCCATGCCGAGCACCTCTACGGGCGCGGCAAGGAATTCAGGGATTACGCATTCTTCTTCGTCAGCTCGTTCATTGGCGGTGGCGTCGTACTGAACAACACCGTCTTCGCCGGAAATCAGGGAAATGCGGGCGCGTTGGGCTCCATGCGCACCACCGGACCACTGGGCGAGTCTCAACACCTGATAGATGTGGCCTCGATCCATTTGCTCGAAGGGCGCCTGAGCGAGGCGGGGGTGGATCCGCGCCTGCTGTGGCAGCAGCCGCAAGACTGGAGGATGCTCTCTCGCTACGTCGACCCTTGGTTGGCGCAAACCGCACAGGAGCTCGCCAAGGCAGCGCTCTCGATCTGCTCGGTGATCGACTTCGAGGCCATCGTGATCGACGGGGCCTTTCCGCCTGAGGTCCGCACCGACCTAGTGAGCCGGGTGCGGCGCTACCTTGTCAATCAAGACACCCGCGGCCTGATCGAGCCGCGCATCGAAACCGGAAGCATCGGGTCGGCCGCCCGGGGCATCGGCGCGGCAAGCGCGCCGATCACGTCGCAGTTTCTGCTGAACGCGAACGCCGGGCTGACAGCCTATTGA
- a CDS encoding sugar ABC transporter substrate-binding protein, protein MKKLVATTALALCATAGTAMAQDIGACLITKTDTNPFFVKMREGAEAKAAELGVTLNSYAGKIDGDHETQVAAIETCIANGAKGILLTASDTSSIVPAVQQARDAGLVVIALDTPLEPIDAADMTFATDNFLAGELIGQWAAATLGDEAANAKIAMLDLAVSQPSVGVLRDQGFLQGFGIDLGDPNKWGDEEDPRIVGNDVTQGNEEGGRRAMENLLATDPEINVVYTINEPAAAGAYEALKAIGRENDVLIVSVDGGCPGVQNVKDGVIGATSQQYPLLMASKGIEAIVAWANDGTKPENTPGKDFFDTGVALVTDKPADGVESIDTAEGNELCWG, encoded by the coding sequence ATGAAGAAACTCGTCGCAACCACGGCGCTCGCCCTCTGTGCAACCGCCGGAACTGCCATGGCGCAAGACATTGGCGCGTGCCTGATCACCAAGACCGATACCAACCCGTTTTTTGTGAAGATGCGCGAAGGCGCCGAGGCCAAGGCTGCCGAGCTCGGCGTGACGCTCAACAGCTACGCGGGCAAGATCGACGGCGACCACGAAACGCAAGTGGCGGCTATCGAGACCTGCATCGCCAACGGCGCCAAGGGCATCCTGCTCACCGCCTCCGACACCAGCTCCATCGTGCCCGCCGTGCAGCAGGCCCGAGACGCCGGCCTCGTGGTGATTGCACTCGACACGCCGCTGGAGCCGATCGACGCTGCCGACATGACCTTCGCCACTGACAACTTTCTTGCCGGTGAGCTGATCGGCCAGTGGGCCGCCGCGACCCTCGGTGATGAGGCAGCCAACGCCAAGATCGCCATGCTCGACCTCGCCGTCAGCCAGCCTTCCGTTGGCGTGCTGCGCGATCAGGGCTTTCTTCAGGGCTTCGGCATCGACCTCGGCGATCCGAACAAGTGGGGCGACGAGGAAGACCCGCGCATCGTCGGCAATGACGTAACCCAGGGCAACGAAGAGGGCGGCCGCCGGGCGATGGAAAACCTCTTGGCCACCGATCCCGAAATCAACGTGGTCTACACCATCAATGAACCCGCCGCTGCCGGTGCCTACGAAGCGCTCAAGGCCATTGGCCGCGAGAATGACGTGCTGATCGTCTCGGTCGACGGCGGCTGCCCCGGTGTGCAGAACGTCAAAGACGGCGTGATCGGCGCGACCTCGCAGCAGTATCCGCTGCTCATGGCCTCTAAGGGCATCGAAGCGATCGTGGCGTGGGCGAACGACGGCACCAAGCCCGAAAACACCCCCGGCAAGGACTTCTTCGATACCGGTGTTGCGCTGGTCACCGACAAGCCCGCCGACGGAGTCGAAAGCATCGACACCGCCGAGGGCAACGAGCTCTGCTGGGGCTGA
- a CDS encoding ABC transporter permease produces MSQSDNYEASASSAPSEVASFDGHGKSLVDRFQHLLHTTPALVPLIVLVISIIVFGITLGSRFFSPFALTLILQQVQIVGIVAAAQSLVILTAGIDLSVGAIAVISSVIMGQFTFRYGLPVSVSIFCGLTVGTAIGALNGWLVARVKLPPFIVTLGMWQIVLAANFLYSANETIRSQDIAEQAPLLQLMGAKFSIGGAVFTFGVVFMLVLVLILAYVLRHTAWGRHVYAVGDDPEAAELSGVNVKGVLISVYALAGLICAFAGWALIGRIGSVSPTSGQLLNIESITAVVIGGISLFGGRGSILGTFFGALIVGVFTLGLRLAGADAQWTYLLIGTLIIAAVAVDQWIRKVAA; encoded by the coding sequence ATGTCACAATCCGATAACTACGAGGCCTCTGCCTCCAGCGCTCCCAGTGAAGTCGCGTCGTTCGACGGGCACGGCAAGAGCCTAGTCGACCGCTTCCAGCACCTGCTGCACACCACGCCCGCGCTGGTGCCGCTCATCGTGCTGGTGATCTCGATCATCGTCTTCGGCATCACGTTGGGCAGCCGCTTTTTCTCGCCCTTCGCGCTAACGCTGATCCTGCAACAGGTGCAGATCGTCGGCATCGTCGCCGCCGCGCAGAGCCTCGTTATCCTGACAGCGGGCATCGACCTGAGCGTTGGCGCCATAGCGGTGATCTCCTCGGTTATCATGGGCCAGTTCACCTTCCGCTACGGCCTGCCCGTGAGCGTCTCAATCTTCTGTGGCCTCACGGTCGGCACCGCCATCGGCGCGTTGAATGGCTGGCTGGTTGCGCGGGTCAAGCTGCCGCCCTTCATCGTAACGCTGGGCATGTGGCAGATCGTGCTTGCGGCCAACTTCCTCTATTCGGCCAACGAGACCATCCGCAGCCAGGACATCGCCGAACAGGCTCCCCTGCTCCAGCTCATGGGCGCGAAATTCAGCATTGGCGGCGCGGTCTTCACCTTTGGCGTGGTCTTCATGCTGGTGCTGGTGCTGATCCTCGCCTACGTCCTGCGCCACACCGCCTGGGGGCGCCATGTCTACGCCGTGGGCGACGATCCGGAGGCGGCGGAGCTCTCGGGCGTGAACGTCAAGGGCGTGCTGATCTCGGTCTATGCGCTTGCGGGCCTCATTTGCGCCTTCGCAGGCTGGGCATTGATCGGGCGGATTGGCTCGGTCTCGCCGACCTCGGGCCAGCTTCTGAACATTGAGAGCATCACCGCCGTCGTGATCGGGGGCATCTCGCTCTTCGGCGGGCGCGGCTCGATCCTCGGCACCTTCTTCGGCGCGTTGATCGTGGGGGTCTTCACCCTCGGCCTGCGCCTCGCCGGGGCCGATGCGCAATGGACCTACCTCCTCATCGGCACTCTTATCATCGCGGCTGTGGCCGTCGACCAGTGGATCAGAAAGGTGGCAGCCTGA
- a CDS encoding ATP-binding cassette domain-containing protein, giving the protein MEPILKGRGLTKRYGRVTALDNCDFDLMPGEILAVIGDNGAGKSSLIKAVSGAVIPDAGTVTLEGKEVHFSSPIDAREAGIETVYQTLAMSPALSIADNMFMGRELRRPGWRGKFLRQLDRPQMEKVAREKLTELGLMTIQNINQAVETLSGGQRQGVAVARAAAFGSKVIILDEPTAALGVKESRRVLELIQDVKSRGIPIILISHNMPHVFEVADRIHVHRLGRRLCVIDPRDYTMSDAVAFMTGAKEAPAEAA; this is encoded by the coding sequence ATGGAACCCATTCTCAAAGGCCGCGGTCTGACCAAGCGCTACGGCCGCGTCACAGCGCTCGACAATTGCGACTTCGATCTGATGCCGGGCGAGATCCTCGCCGTCATCGGAGACAACGGGGCGGGCAAGAGCTCGCTGATCAAGGCGGTGTCGGGGGCGGTGATCCCCGATGCGGGAACGGTCACGTTGGAAGGTAAAGAGGTGCACTTCTCTTCGCCCATTGACGCGCGCGAGGCGGGGATCGAGACAGTCTACCAGACCCTCGCCATGTCGCCCGCGCTCTCCATCGCCGACAACATGTTCATGGGCCGCGAGCTGCGCCGCCCCGGCTGGCGTGGCAAATTTCTTCGCCAGCTCGACCGCCCGCAAATGGAAAAGGTCGCCCGCGAGAAGCTCACCGAGCTAGGGCTGATGACGATCCAGAACATCAATCAGGCGGTCGAAACACTTTCAGGTGGTCAGCGCCAAGGCGTGGCCGTGGCCCGCGCGGCGGCCTTCGGTTCCAAGGTCATCATCCTCGATGAGCCCACCGCCGCGCTCGGGGTCAAGGAAAGCCGCCGCGTTCTGGAGCTGATCCAAGACGTGAAGTCGCGCGGTATCCCGATCATCCTGATCAGCCACAACATGCCGCATGTGTTCGAGGTCGCCGACCGCATTCACGTGCATCGGCTGGGCCGCAGGCTCTGCGTGATCGACCCCCGGGATTACACAATGTCGGATGCGGTTGCCTTCATGACCGGCGCAAAAGAGGCGCCCGCCGAGGCGGCATGA
- a CDS encoding nucleoside/nucleotide kinase family protein: MTRALHALPDLVEAVMAAPPAGRRRVVALAGAPASGKSTLSETLCDALKDREHSAQVVPMDGFHLHNPILVERGLLARKGAPESFDAMGFRHLAGRLGREPEVAFPLFDRARDIAIAGAGIVDDACETVIVEGNYLLFDAPVWRDLRPLWDLAVLIDVSIDTLRARLVERWLAHGLSQAEATARAEGNDLANAERVNGALLAADLRWTGNA; the protein is encoded by the coding sequence ATGACACGCGCTCTCCACGCCCTGCCCGATCTGGTGGAGGCCGTTATGGCGGCCCCTCCTGCCGGGCGTCGCAGGGTCGTGGCGCTGGCCGGGGCGCCTGCGAGCGGAAAGTCTACGCTGTCCGAAACGCTTTGCGATGCGCTCAAGGACCGGGAGCACAGCGCCCAGGTGGTGCCGATGGACGGGTTTCATCTGCACAACCCAATCCTCGTGGAGCGCGGCCTGCTGGCGCGAAAAGGCGCGCCGGAGTCGTTTGACGCAATGGGCTTCCGGCATCTCGCCGGGCGGTTGGGCCGCGAGCCGGAGGTTGCTTTTCCACTGTTCGACCGGGCGCGAGACATTGCCATTGCCGGTGCCGGAATTGTGGATGACGCCTGCGAGACAGTGATCGTCGAAGGCAACTACCTGCTCTTCGACGCTCCGGTCTGGCGCGACCTGCGCCCGCTGTGGGACCTCGCCGTGCTGATCGATGTCAGCATCGACACCCTGCGCGCGCGGCTGGTCGAGCGGTGGCTGGCGCACGGGCTCTCGCAGGCCGAGGCCACCGCCCGCGCCGAAGGCAATGACCTCGCCAATGCCGAGCGGGTGAACGGCGCCCTGCTGGCCGCCGATCTGCGCTGGACCGGGAACGCCTGA
- a CDS encoding ATP-binding cassette domain-containing protein, producing MQTDIHSADHAHPHGNLGEVILETRGLTKHYGGVHALEDANFTLRKGEHVAIMGDNGAGKSTFVRQITGVEQRTRGDIYFDGQPVHFAGPLEAREAGIEAVFQTLALADDLDVADNLFLGREKTKWNWLGPFRFLDYKAMRQDTIAALEKTAVKIPNIRNTIQNMSGGQRQCVAIARTATFHSKLTIMDEPTAALGVQETAQVENIIRTLKEAGEPLILISHNMRQVMDTCDRIVVFRRGRICANIDITGGDVTGEEVVSYITGAKTQPEYDVEGLT from the coding sequence ATGCAGACCGATATCCACAGCGCCGATCATGCGCATCCGCACGGGAACCTCGGCGAGGTGATCCTCGAGACGCGGGGGCTGACCAAGCATTACGGCGGGGTTCATGCGCTTGAAGACGCGAACTTCACCCTCCGCAAGGGCGAGCACGTGGCGATCATGGGTGACAACGGGGCAGGCAAAAGCACATTTGTCCGCCAGATCACCGGGGTGGAACAGCGTACGCGAGGTGACATCTACTTTGATGGTCAGCCGGTCCACTTCGCCGGCCCGCTTGAGGCTCGCGAAGCCGGGATTGAGGCGGTGTTTCAGACCCTTGCGCTCGCCGATGATCTCGACGTAGCCGACAACCTCTTCTTGGGCCGCGAAAAGACCAAATGGAACTGGCTCGGGCCCTTCCGCTTTTTGGACTACAAGGCAATGCGTCAGGATACGATTGCGGCGCTGGAAAAGACGGCGGTGAAGATCCCGAACATCCGCAACACGATCCAGAACATGTCCGGCGGGCAGAGGCAGTGCGTTGCCATTGCCCGCACCGCGACGTTTCACTCCAAACTGACGATAATGGACGAGCCGACCGCTGCGCTCGGCGTTCAGGAGACTGCGCAAGTCGAAAACATCATCCGCACGCTGAAGGAGGCCGGCGAGCCGCTCATCCTGATCAGCCACAACATGCGGCAGGTGATGGATACCTGTGACCGGATCGTGGTGTTCCGCCGTGGGCGCATCTGCGCAAACATCGATATCACCGGCGGCGATGTGACCGGGGAGGAAGTTGTCTCCTACATCACCGGGGCCAAGACCCAGCCGGAGTATGATGTCGAGGGGCTGACCTGA
- a CDS encoding ABC transporter permease: protein MADTTQGTGGLIYDKSKRAWPNEINIFIALILIIGVFEALGQILPYMQGQSFLFDTSGRFDSIFNEARLKIVILQVAIIGIIALGSTQVIISGGIDLSAGPLVGAAAMIVMSFAQTELVNGNPNPKAVFGLWAMDLPVIVPVLVGLAFGALIGAINGSLIAYTGIPPFIATLGMFLFARGISRWWTEGQPVSFPTEGFAALGSGMMPVFWFLALAVLFHVLLRYTLYGKRTYAIGSNEDAARMSGINVKRHKVLVYMIAAMLAAFAAVVLSSKNLTAQAGMGQFYELYAIAMAVIGGVSLTGGRGSIPGTVLGAMVFGVIQSGFTYVKLDAYYQLMAMGMIIVGAVVLDKWRQQRGAKMG from the coding sequence ATGGCAGACACAACCCAGGGCACAGGCGGGCTGATCTACGACAAGTCCAAACGCGCCTGGCCGAATGAAATCAATATCTTCATCGCGCTGATCCTCATCATCGGCGTGTTCGAGGCTCTCGGTCAGATCCTGCCTTACATGCAGGGCCAGAGCTTCTTGTTCGATACCTCGGGCCGCTTCGACTCCATCTTTAACGAGGCGCGGCTCAAGATCGTAATCCTCCAAGTGGCGATCATCGGGATCATCGCGCTGGGGTCGACACAGGTCATCATTTCCGGCGGCATCGATCTTTCCGCAGGCCCGCTCGTGGGCGCAGCGGCGATGATTGTGATGTCCTTTGCCCAGACCGAGCTGGTCAACGGAAACCCCAACCCCAAGGCGGTGTTCGGCCTCTGGGCGATGGATCTGCCGGTGATCGTGCCGGTGCTTGTGGGCCTCGCCTTCGGCGCGCTGATCGGAGCCATAAACGGCTCGCTCATCGCCTACACTGGCATCCCGCCCTTCATCGCCACGCTCGGCATGTTCCTCTTCGCACGCGGCATCTCCCGCTGGTGGACTGAGGGCCAGCCCGTGAGCTTTCCGACCGAGGGATTTGCCGCGCTGGGCTCGGGGATGATGCCGGTGTTCTGGTTTCTCGCGCTCGCGGTGCTGTTTCATGTGCTGCTCCGCTACACGCTCTACGGCAAGCGCACTTATGCGATCGGCTCCAACGAGGATGCCGCGCGGATGTCGGGCATCAACGTGAAGCGCCACAAGGTGCTCGTGTATATGATTGCCGCCATGCTCGCCGCCTTTGCAGCCGTGGTGCTGTCGTCAAAGAACCTCACCGCGCAGGCCGGGATGGGGCAGTTCTACGAGCTCTACGCCATCGCCATGGCGGTGATCGGTGGGGTGAGCCTGACTGGCGGGCGCGGCTCGATCCCGGGCACGGTGCTGGGTGCCATGGTCTTCGGCGTCATCCAGTCCGGCTTCACCTATGTAAAACTCGATGCCTACTACCAGCTGATGGCCATGGGCATGATCATCGTCGGCGCCGTGGTGCTCGACAAATGGCGCCAGCAGCGCGGCGCGAAAATGGGCTGA